One segment of Sinorhizobium mexicanum DNA contains the following:
- the trbG gene encoding P-type conjugative transfer protein TrbG produces the protein MHRTGLIAAAGCLAGLVLASGAEAQSMTTNEVRGTTISRKWRGTPGLVATGPDGKVIFFFGETQPSVVCSPLQVCDIELQGGEVVRDVLVGDTVRWKVEPATSGAIGGQAIHLIVKPSEPGLVTSMVVTTSRRTYHIQLKSHPSQYMARVGFEYPEDVSTKLADINARLETGGIPGTAPDKLNFSYSVSGSASWKPKRVYSDGVKTYIQFSKAISGQDAPVLFVVSGGQNRIVNYRMNNDMMIVDYAVDKAILISGVGWRQQKITIRRGG, from the coding sequence ATGCACAGAACAGGATTGATCGCAGCCGCCGGCTGCCTGGCCGGACTCGTCTTGGCGAGCGGCGCCGAGGCACAGAGCATGACGACAAATGAGGTGAGAGGCACGACCATTTCCAGGAAATGGCGCGGCACGCCCGGACTGGTAGCGACCGGTCCGGATGGCAAGGTCATCTTTTTCTTCGGGGAAACCCAGCCATCCGTTGTCTGCTCGCCGCTCCAGGTCTGCGATATCGAGCTCCAGGGCGGCGAGGTCGTCCGCGATGTTCTCGTCGGCGACACCGTCCGCTGGAAGGTGGAGCCGGCAACCTCAGGCGCGATCGGCGGGCAGGCCATCCACCTCATTGTCAAGCCCTCGGAGCCGGGCCTCGTTACCTCGATGGTGGTCACGACGTCGCGGCGCACCTACCACATCCAGCTCAAGTCCCATCCGAGCCAGTACATGGCTCGCGTCGGCTTCGAGTATCCCGAGGATGTCTCGACCAAGCTCGCGGATATCAATGCCCGGCTGGAGACTGGCGGGATCCCTGGAACGGCGCCTGATAAACTGAACTTCTCCTATTCGGTGAGCGGGAGCGCCTCTTGGAAGCCGAAACGCGTCTATTCGGATGGCGTGAAAACCTACATTCAGTTTTCGAAGGCGATCTCGGGCCAGGACGCGCCGGTGCTCTTCGTCGTCAGTGGCGGGCAGAACCGCATCGTCAACTACCGCATGAACAACGACATGATGATCGTCGACTACGCAGTCGACAAGGCGATCCTCATCTCCGGAGTTGGCTGGCGGCAACAGAAGATCACCATCCGGCGGGGAGGCTGA
- a CDS encoding conjugal transfer protein TrbF: MAGNRAPENPYLAARQEWSERYGSYVQAAAAWRIVGILGLTMAVIGFGYAMYLSTQVKLVPYIVEVDKLGTAVTAGFPEQIEYADVRVVRATLGNFVTSFRSITPDAVVQKQYIDRTYALLRTSDPSTQKINDWFRSNSPFEKAKLSTVAIEVNNIVALSNQTYQIDWTEYERDRKGKETGTRRFRGIATVTLTAPQDEATIRLNPIGLYVRDFDWTAQL, translated from the coding sequence ATGGCAGGGAACCGCGCCCCCGAAAACCCGTATCTTGCCGCGCGCCAGGAATGGAGCGAGCGATACGGCTCTTATGTGCAGGCTGCAGCCGCGTGGCGAATCGTCGGCATTCTGGGTCTCACTATGGCGGTCATCGGCTTCGGATATGCCATGTATCTCAGCACCCAAGTCAAGCTGGTTCCCTATATCGTCGAAGTCGACAAACTTGGAACCGCAGTGACCGCCGGTTTCCCTGAACAGATCGAATACGCCGACGTTCGGGTGGTGCGCGCCACCCTCGGCAATTTCGTCACCAGCTTCCGTTCGATCACGCCGGACGCCGTGGTTCAGAAGCAATACATTGATCGAACCTACGCACTCCTTCGGACGTCCGATCCGTCGACGCAGAAGATCAATGACTGGTTCCGAAGCAATTCACCGTTCGAGAAGGCCAAGTTGTCGACGGTCGCCATCGAGGTCAACAACATCGTCGCGCTTTCCAACCAGACCTATCAGATCGACTGGACCGAATACGAACGGGACCGGAAGGGCAAAGAAACCGGCACACGCCGGTTCCGCGGCATCGCGACGGTCACGCTGACGGCGCCACAGGACGAGGCGACCATCCGCCTCAACCCGATCGGACTCTATGTCCGGGATTTCGACTGGACAGCGCAGCTTTAA
- the trbL gene encoding P-type conjugative transfer protein TrbL, whose product MVKVTVARSFLIGGLVCAVFAAPALAQEGQVLTELENQVSSAAKGWETTIMDAAKSLFWILAAIEIGIAAVWLAIQAASLDSWFAELVRRIMFVGFFAFVLDQGPTFARAVIDSLFQIGAGGGSASPAEVFDAGIRVASQMSQQAQFGVFEDNALAIAAVLAMGVVVICFSLVAAIFVSVMVEMYVGLLAGMVMLGLGGSSFTKDFAVRYLVYAFGVGMKLMALVMIAKIGSEVLLGLAQAPTASSDQFVTTLAIAGISVVVFIIAMYVPSIIQGVVQGASVSGGMEAIRHGGQAASFAAGAGFLAGGAAGAGFAAGQAARAAGSSVAGAMLRGIGAGIGSAGRAAGSAAKEKSIGSPGAYAGSILGLANAKLDQSRSGHSGTKTPPERKD is encoded by the coding sequence ATGGTGAAAGTGACTGTCGCACGTTCATTCCTGATTGGGGGACTTGTTTGCGCCGTCTTCGCAGCCCCCGCTCTCGCGCAAGAGGGACAGGTCCTCACGGAGCTGGAAAATCAGGTCTCATCCGCTGCAAAGGGATGGGAGACCACGATTATGGATGCGGCGAAATCCCTGTTCTGGATCCTCGCGGCAATCGAAATCGGCATAGCGGCCGTCTGGCTCGCGATCCAGGCCGCCTCGTTGGACAGTTGGTTTGCCGAGCTGGTGCGGCGGATCATGTTCGTTGGATTCTTCGCGTTTGTTCTGGATCAAGGCCCGACCTTTGCGCGGGCGGTCATCGATAGCCTTTTCCAGATTGGCGCCGGCGGGGGTTCAGCTTCGCCCGCTGAAGTCTTCGACGCCGGCATTCGGGTCGCCTCGCAAATGTCGCAGCAAGCCCAGTTCGGCGTGTTCGAAGACAATGCACTGGCGATCGCCGCGGTGCTGGCAATGGGCGTCGTCGTCATCTGCTTCTCGCTTGTGGCGGCGATTTTCGTGTCGGTGATGGTCGAGATGTATGTCGGCCTTCTAGCCGGCATGGTCATGCTCGGCTTGGGCGGCTCGTCCTTCACGAAAGACTTCGCCGTCCGCTACCTCGTCTATGCCTTCGGTGTCGGCATGAAGCTGATGGCCCTGGTGATGATCGCCAAGATCGGATCGGAGGTTCTGCTTGGCCTTGCCCAAGCTCCCACGGCTTCGTCCGATCAGTTCGTCACGACCTTGGCCATCGCCGGCATTTCCGTCGTCGTCTTCATCATCGCCATGTATGTCCCGAGCATCATTCAGGGCGTCGTTCAGGGTGCGTCGGTCTCCGGGGGAATGGAAGCGATCAGACACGGTGGCCAGGCCGCGTCCTTCGCCGCGGGTGCAGGATTTCTCGCCGGGGGTGCTGCAGGGGCGGGGTTTGCGGCCGGTCAGGCTGCCCGAGCTGCAGGATCATCCGTCGCGGGTGCCATGCTTCGCGGGATCGGGGCGGGGATCGGGTCTGCCGGACGAGCTGCGGGATCCGCCGCCAAGGAAAAGTCCATCGGTTCTCCTGGTGCCTATGCAGGATCGATCCTCGGGCTCGCCAACGCCAAGCTGGACCAGAGTCGCAGCGGGCACAGCGGGACAAAGACACCTCCCGAACGCAAAGACTAA
- the trbK gene encoding entry exclusion protein TrbK encodes MSRAVVIALLVLVAAVSTASTVLIVNSNVPNQPPLTEQQRTARQKFFGSGKELPPIKDGQEMRPRW; translated from the coding sequence GTGAGCCGCGCCGTCGTAATCGCCCTGCTCGTACTTGTTGCTGCTGTTTCGACTGCATCGACAGTGCTGATCGTCAACTCCAATGTCCCCAACCAACCTCCGCTCACCGAGCAGCAACGCACCGCTCGGCAGAAATTCTTCGGCTCCGGTAAGGAGCTGCCGCCGATCAAGGATGGCCAGGAGATGCGCCCGAGATGGTGA
- the trbJ gene encoding P-type conjugative transfer protein TrbJ → MPHRCSTSNKWLVTMIAVTVAVGSGAPVRAGTATGAATEWTQVLNNGELVSLVGQSGEQIQNQLTQISQLGQQIETQLNIYQNLLQNTATLPSHMWGQVESDLNQLRSIVDQGQSIAFSMSNADDVLQQRFQSYADLKTNLPNSETFSSTYQSWSDTNRDTIASTLKAASLTAEQFDNEDTTMSSLRSMSETADGQMKALQVGHQIAAQQVAQIQKLRGLVSQQMTMMGTWLQTEQTDKDLAQARRERFFSAEVKSIPEGQKMEPRW, encoded by the coding sequence ATGCCGCATCGCTGCTCAACTTCGAATAAATGGCTTGTCACCATGATTGCTGTGACGGTCGCGGTGGGATCGGGAGCGCCGGTCCGAGCCGGCACGGCGACCGGGGCGGCGACAGAGTGGACGCAAGTGCTGAACAACGGCGAACTGGTCTCGCTTGTCGGCCAATCTGGCGAGCAGATCCAGAACCAGCTCACCCAGATCAGCCAGCTCGGACAACAGATCGAAACGCAGCTGAACATCTATCAGAACTTGCTGCAGAACACGGCCACGCTCCCGTCGCATATGTGGGGGCAGGTCGAGAGCGATCTCAATCAGCTCCGCAGCATCGTCGATCAGGGGCAGAGCATCGCCTTTTCCATGAGCAACGCCGACGACGTGCTGCAGCAACGATTTCAGAGCTATGCCGATCTCAAGACGAACCTGCCAAATAGCGAAACGTTCTCCTCAACTTATCAGTCTTGGTCGGACACCAATCGCGACACGATCGCCAGCACGCTGAAGGCAGCGAGCCTTACGGCCGAGCAGTTCGATAACGAGGACACCACGATGTCCTCGTTGCGCTCGATGTCCGAGACAGCCGACGGGCAGATGAAGGCCCTGCAGGTGGGGCATCAAATCGCGGCCCAACAGGTCGCGCAGATTCAGAAGCTCCGCGGTCTCGTTTCCCAGCAGATGACGATGATGGGAACCTGGCTTCAGACGGAGCAGACCGACAAGGACCTGGCCCAGGCCAGGCGGGAGAGGTTCTTCAGCGCTGAGGTCAAGAGCATTCCGGAGGGTCAAAAAATGGAGCCCCGCTGGTGA
- a CDS encoding conjugal transfer protein TrbE, which produces MVALKRFRATGPSFADLVPYAGLVDNGVLLLKDGSLMAGWYFAGPDSESATDLERSELSRQINAILSRLGSGWMIQVEAIRIPTFDYPSEERCHFPDAVTRAIDAERRAHFTRERGHFESKHALILTYRPLESKRTALNKYIYSDEESRKKTYADTVLFIFKNAIREIEQYFANTLSIRRMETREVAERGGERVARYDELLQFIRFCITGENHPIRLPDAAMYLDWIATAELEHGLTPKVENRFLGVVAIDGLPAESWPGILNSLDLMPLTYRWSSRFIFLDAEEARQKLERTRKKWQQKVRPFFDQLFQTQSRSVDQDAMTMVAETEDAIAQASSQLVAYGYYTPVIILFESDREALREKAEAIRRLIQAEGFGSRIETLNATEAYLGSLPGNWYCNIREPLINTRNLADLIPLNSVWSGSPAAPCPFYPPNSPPLMQVASGSTPFRLNLHVDDVGHTLIFGPTGSGKSTLLALIAAQFRRYERAQIFAFDKGNSLLPLTLAAHGDHYEIGGDNADEGKVLAFCPLSDLESEPDRAWATEWIEMLVALQGVSVTPDHRNAISRQVGLMASAPGRSLSDFVSGVQMREIKDALHHYTVDGPMGQLLDADEDGLTLGAFQTFEIEQLMNMGERNLVPVLTYLFRRIEKRLDGSPSLIVLDEAWLMLGHPVFRSKIREWLKVLRKSNCAVVLATQSISDAERSGIIDVLKESCPTKICLPNGAAREPGTREFYERIGFNERQIEIVSNAIPKREYYVVTPEGRRLFDMALGPLALSFVGASGKEDLKRIRALNSEHGRDWPIHWLQTRGVHDAASLLNFE; this is translated from the coding sequence ATGGTCGCTCTCAAACGCTTCCGGGCCACCGGGCCATCCTTCGCGGATCTCGTCCCCTATGCCGGTCTGGTCGACAACGGCGTTCTCTTGCTGAAGGACGGCAGCCTGATGGCCGGCTGGTATTTTGCCGGTCCGGACTCCGAAAGCGCCACCGACCTCGAGCGCAGCGAACTGTCGCGCCAGATTAACGCCATCCTGTCGCGGCTCGGAAGCGGCTGGATGATCCAGGTCGAGGCCATCCGTATTCCAACGTTCGATTATCCTTCCGAAGAGCGTTGCCACTTCCCCGATGCTGTCACGCGCGCGATCGACGCCGAGCGGCGGGCGCATTTCACGCGCGAGCGAGGCCATTTCGAGAGCAAACACGCGCTGATCCTGACTTATCGGCCGCTGGAGTCCAAAAGGACGGCTCTCAACAAATACATCTATTCCGACGAGGAGAGCCGCAAGAAGACCTATGCCGACACGGTGCTTTTCATCTTCAAGAACGCCATCCGCGAGATCGAGCAATATTTTGCGAATACCCTTTCGATCCGGCGCATGGAAACGCGCGAGGTCGCCGAGAGGGGAGGGGAGCGTGTCGCCCGCTATGACGAATTGCTCCAATTCATCCGATTCTGCATCACCGGCGAGAACCACCCGATCCGGCTGCCGGATGCTGCTATGTATCTCGACTGGATCGCGACCGCTGAACTCGAGCATGGGCTGACCCCGAAAGTCGAGAACCGTTTTCTCGGTGTCGTGGCGATCGACGGGCTCCCCGCTGAGAGCTGGCCAGGGATCCTCAACAGCCTCGACCTGATGCCTTTGACCTATCGCTGGTCGTCGCGCTTCATCTTCCTCGATGCGGAAGAGGCGCGTCAGAAACTCGAACGCACGCGCAAGAAGTGGCAGCAGAAAGTCCGGCCGTTCTTCGATCAGCTGTTTCAAACGCAAAGTCGGTCAGTCGACCAGGACGCCATGACGATGGTGGCCGAGACGGAGGACGCGATTGCGCAGGCCTCGTCGCAGTTGGTCGCCTATGGCTACTACACGCCCGTCATCATCCTCTTCGAGAGCGATCGCGAAGCGTTGCGGGAAAAAGCCGAGGCTATTCGCCGGCTGATTCAGGCCGAAGGATTTGGGTCGAGGATCGAAACGCTCAACGCGACCGAGGCCTATCTCGGGAGCTTGCCAGGCAACTGGTATTGCAATATCCGCGAGCCGCTGATCAACACCCGCAATCTCGCCGATCTCATTCCGCTGAACTCCGTGTGGTCGGGAAGCCCGGCCGCACCTTGCCCTTTCTATCCTCCCAATTCTCCGCCGCTGATGCAGGTTGCCAGCGGCTCGACGCCATTCCGGCTGAACCTGCACGTCGATGATGTCGGTCACACGCTGATCTTCGGTCCGACGGGTTCGGGCAAATCCACGCTGCTGGCGCTGATTGCCGCACAGTTCCGGCGTTACGAGCGCGCCCAAATCTTCGCCTTCGACAAGGGAAACTCGCTCCTGCCCCTGACGCTCGCCGCGCACGGCGATCACTACGAGATCGGGGGCGACAATGCGGACGAGGGGAAGGTGCTGGCCTTCTGCCCGTTGTCAGATCTCGAAAGTGAGCCTGATCGGGCCTGGGCGACGGAATGGATCGAGATGCTGGTCGCCCTCCAAGGCGTCAGCGTCACGCCTGACCATCGCAACGCCATTTCCCGACAGGTCGGTTTGATGGCCAGCGCACCCGGACGATCGCTTTCGGATTTCGTGAGCGGCGTGCAGATGCGCGAGATCAAGGACGCGCTGCATCACTATACCGTTGACGGTCCCATGGGACAGCTTCTCGATGCCGACGAGGACGGTCTGACGCTCGGTGCCTTCCAGACCTTTGAGATAGAGCAGCTGATGAACATGGGCGAGCGCAATCTCGTGCCCGTGCTGACTTATCTGTTCCGGCGGATCGAGAAGCGCCTCGATGGCTCCCCGAGCCTGATCGTTCTGGATGAGGCCTGGTTGATGCTCGGCCATCCGGTGTTCCGCAGCAAGATCCGCGAATGGCTGAAAGTGCTGCGGAAATCCAATTGCGCGGTCGTGCTCGCCACACAGTCGATCTCGGACGCCGAGCGCTCCGGGATAATCGACGTGCTGAAGGAATCCTGCCCAACAAAAATCTGCCTCCCGAATGGTGCCGCCAGAGAGCCTGGAACTCGCGAGTTCTACGAGCGGATCGGATTCAACGAGCGGCAGATCGAGATCGTATCGAATGCGATTCCCAAGCGCGAATACTACGTCGTCACCCCTGAAGGTCGACGGCTATTTGATATGGCGCTCGGGCCGCTGGCGCTCAGCTTCGTCGGCGCCTCCGGCAAGGAAGACCTCAAGCGCATCCGTGCGCTCAATTCCGAACATGGCCGCGACTGGCCGATCCACTGGCTTCAAACGAGAGGAGTTCACGATGCCGCATCGCTGCTCAACTTCGAATAA